Below is a genomic region from Trichoderma asperellum chromosome 2, complete sequence.
ATTAGTGGGACACCAAGTTGATGGTCCAGATCCCGCGATCTTTCAAGTCAAGATCTCCCACCACAATCTTCATATGCCTCTCCGCCTCCCGGCCATATCAACGTATCGCCCACTCTTCTCACGGTCCTCCGTAATCCGACCGCTAAGCACAATGGCTACCCGTAAGCCTTCTCCAAACTCTCCTCCAAAGatcccaaaaaaaagaggcttgctgactctttcttcctcttgtcACCTAAACAGCTCCTCCTGACACCCGCCCCATCGTCGTCTCCGGCCCTTCTGGCGTCGGCAAGGGAACCCTCTACGGCATGCTCTTTGACCGCCACCCAGACACCTTCTGCCTGTCCGTCTCACACACCACGCGCGACCCTCGCCCCGGCGAGGAGCGTGGCGTCCACTACCACTACGTGACCATGGAGGACTTCGAGGACCTCATCGCCAAGGACGGCTTCGTCGAGCATGCCAAGTACGGCCGCAACCGCTACGGCACCAGCAAGATGACCATCGAGGAGCAGaccaagaagggcaaggtCGTTTTGCTGGACATTGAGATGGAGGTAATGCCAACCGCAGTGACTTATTTCAGCAAACCACCAAAAGATCTGCGTCTATCAATGAAATAGTTTCAGAGGCTAACGTgtgaattaaaaaaaaaacctaggGCGTCAAGCAAATCAAAAACTCCGGCATCTCGGCCCGCTACATCTTCGTTTCCCCGCCGTCAATTGAGACCTTGGAGAGGCGCCTGCGCGGCCGAGGCACCGAAACCGAGCAGAGCATCCAGGAGAGACTGTCTCAGGCTCAAAAGGAGCTTGAGTTTTCACAGACACCCGGCGTGCATGACATCATCATTGTCAACGATGACCTCGAGGAATCCTACAAGAAGTTCGAGGAGTTTGTGTATAAGTCTTAGGAGTAAGACTAACAACTGCGCGATACGATTTCATGGCAAATACCCACCAAAAAAGCCCATCCAGTATACAATATAGATAAAGAGCGTCATTTACAACATTTCTATTGCTGTTGATATCGCTAAAAGATGCAAGGCTCACGAATTTATTCACAAAATAGAGACAAGCTTGgaagtataaaaataggaGATAAATGCAAAATTAATCAACATATcatactctctctctctcttatctCTCTTTCCATTCTGCCACTCTCTTCCTTAGCGACTCAACTAACTGTAGGTATATTGAAAGTACAGGTATGGGGATCTGATTAAAACGTAAGAAAATGGTCAAGGAAGGCTCCGATGGTActactaaaaacaaaataaatgcGTATTAAAAGACCGCAGACGAGATACGTCGAACCACTGAGCGTTTCACGATGGGTAGAGTTCATGCTGCCCTTATAAACGTTGCATGGTTGGTGAGAGCGCGCCCAGTTTTTTGTAATCGCATTCCGTCTCTCTGCGTTGTTTGAGTGAGAACGCAGCGAATATTGAGTCGGATTGCGGTGCAGAGAAAGCTGGTCCACACATCTCCAAATAGAAAATACACTGCTTTTTACCGCGCATAACACCACCCACGAGGTGAGAATAATCGTAAGACTGGCTGGTCGCCGTTCCACCCAGAGAACGCCATCACTCTCCTACTCGTCAAGCACGAGCGAAGACTTAGTATCCGTTGATGCCCATTCGCTGGGAGCCTCGGCTCATCTCGCGATCGGCAGCAGGGCTGATCGGTCTGCTGgcggcaccaccaccgtGTGCGCTGCTCTCCTTCAGTgcaagcagctgcttggcACGGAAAGTCTCGTAGTGGATCTGGGAAGTGGTCTCGATGAGGTCCTGGAGGTGGGTTCGGAGCAAAAAGTTTCGCAGGTAGACGAATTCGCAGTGGTTCTCGTCCTCAACGTTGATGACACCCCAGCGGTTCTGGCGCCCACGGACTTGCTTGCCATTGACGATGATGTTCTTCTCAGAGCCAACAACCGCAAAAGGAACCAAGCTCTGCAAAGAAACATACATGTTAGTTCAACATTTCTGGGTAGTAGCGACGATAGTGTACTATATGCGTACCTTGATCTGCTGGTTCAAAGCTCGCTCCTCGTCGTCAAACTCCTCGTTATCGTACGGGAACATCTTGAGGTTGTGGAAAGCAAACTCGGCCTTGATACGCTCCTTGAATTCCAATCGCTCCTCAACAGTCAAGGTGTCAGCCTTGGCAATGACAGGCACAACGTTGACAACATCggacagcttcttcaagacgACAATATCAATGGGCTTGAGAGAGTGGCCGGAAGGCTGAATGAAGAACAGACAGGCGTGGATGCGGGTGTCGGGGATGTAACGCTCTCGCTGGGCGGTAAGCTCCTTTCGCAGGTACGCGGAGTGCTGGTCCTTGATGTACTTGACGATAGGGTCCCAACAGCGGTCGTTGTTGACAAGGTCGCCGTAGCCGGGGGTGTCGACGATGTTGAGTCTCAGACGGACACCATTCTCCTCAATGAGGTGAGAGACGCCCTGGATCTCGGTGGTTTGGCGAATGGGCTCGTCAGGCTGCAGACGACCCTTGGAGTCGATGAGGTGCGAGGCGAAGATGGTGTTAATGAGCGTCGACTTGCCCAAGCCAGTCTGGCCTGTCAATCCAGTTAGTTTCCAATCGGCTCATGGGCTGATCAGCCCCAAGACGCCTCAGCAGCGCGCGCCACTTACCAACGCAAATAACGTTGAACTGGAATCCACGCTTCAACAGCTTGCGCTCAATCTGCGACGTGATGCTGTCGAAACCGACATGGCTGCTAGGAGTGATAGTGGATGGAGTCGCCATCGTGATTGATTATGAGAGACTGGGAGAAACGAATGAAGGAGATGGATGCTGTTAAGGAGTAAGGACAAAGCGATTCTTCCCTATTCCAAGAAAGAGCGTGGGCGTGGGTGAAAACGCGTGAAAGACGAAAGACAGCAGACGCGAGGGCCAGCAATTCAGAAAGCGGAAACCTGATGGGTAGAATTGGAGGTTGTGAGAGGCACTGGTAGCGATCCTGGAGAAGGGGAACTTTTTGGACTGGCTGGCGGTGGCTCCTTACTGGGCCAGTTGGCGTGTTCTTGCCTTGCCAGGTAGTGCAAGCAATAATTTCGGCGTAGGGGCAGGAGCAGGCCAGGACACGAGAAAGGGGGGAATGGAAGGTGCCAGGGGTAGCATGGAGAGCTGCTAATTGGCTGCAGACCTGTCCGTGCTGTGGAGGCTCGTGATTGGCCCGTATACCTAGCTAGAGGTACTAAGGCAGTTAGCCCGGTGCAGCGTTGCGAGAAGCCGCATTGTGTGGCGGTACTTGGGTACTTGGGTACTTTGGGGTACCTGGCTTGGTGCTAGGCGGGATGTGGTGCTAGAGGCAAGATTTTGATAATCGATTTTCTTGATAAGGTGCATGATCATGAACCACGACAAATCGAACCCTGCATCGAGCTGGTGAACAGACAAGACAACGAGCCGAGTCGACGACAAGAAACTTCGATCGCAAGAGATACTCGCAGCGTGTTTTGCACTGGGGAGTCGGAATCCGGTTCTCTGTGCGCATAAACGTTTTGCGCAAGTCGCTCCACCACGCAACGATATAGAATACAAGAACAAACCGTCACAATGGCAGCGACCGCTTTCCTTCCTCGCCTCGCatcccccttctctctcgctgTCTCTCGCTGGGCGACATTTTACACCACGCCATATACCCTGAAATTCCTTCCCTCACTATCAATTGCTGTCCCTGGCGTCACCATCAACATTCCTGGACTGCTGGGCGATATCTGGGAATCGGTCCTGCGGGCAGTGCCCAAGAACAAGGTCTCTCACTCAAAAAAGAGATCGAGGCAGATGGCTGGAAAGGCCTTGAAAGATGTTAATCATCTGTGCAAGTGTCCCGGCTGCGGAGAAATCAAGAGGACACACAGATTATGCCAGCACTGTCTTGAAGGTATGGCCACGGGTAGCGGATCAGCATTTAGATGCAATGCTAACTTCCCCTTTCTCTCTAGAAATGAAGAGAATATGGCGTCAGGATTATCCTACGAGCAGTCCATTTTAAGCGCGCAGGTTGATAGACGGCTGGATTCCCTCTCACCTATGTCAAAGGCCGATGTACTACGACCTCGGGCCAGATCGAGCATACCAGCTGGCATTTGCCTTAGTCAATGCTTTGTCTCATTATGTACCAATATGAAAATCAG
It encodes:
- the SPN2 gene encoding Septin Spn2 (BUSCO:EOG092D2W7U); this encodes MATPSTITPSSHVGFDSITSQIERKLLKRGFQFNVICVGQTGLGKSTLINTIFASHLIDSKGRLQPDEPIRQTTEIQGVSHLIEENGVRLRLNIVDTPGYGDLVNNDRCWDPIVKYIKDQHSAYLRKELTAQRERYIPDTRIHACLFFIQPSGHSLKPIDIVVLKKLSDVVNVVPVIAKADTLTVEERLEFKERIKAEFAFHNLKMFPYDNEEFDDEERALNQQIKSLVPFAVVGSEKNIIVNGKQVRGRQNRWGVINVEDENHCEFVYLRNFLLRTHLQDLIETTSQIHYETFRAKQLLALKESSAHGGGAASRPISPAADREMSRGSQRMGINGY
- a CDS encoding mitochondrial 54S ribosomal protein bL32m, whose amino-acid sequence is MAATAFLPRLASPFSLAVSRWATFYTTPYTLKFLPSLSIAVPGVTINIPGLLGDIWESVLRAVPKNKVSHSKKRSRQMAGKALKDVNHLCKCPGCGEIKRTHRLCQHCLEEMKRIWRQDYPTSSPF